The following are encoded together in the Candidatus Dadabacteria bacterium genome:
- a CDS encoding DUF86 domain-containing protein has protein sequence MPKNPTLYADQILEAITNIYADINGKDLQSFSADRRVRQLVERNLEILSEASRRLPDEFKQKESDIPWRNIAGIGNVLRHDYYKSNPEILWEICRKDLRNLQNAVERIRQMFE, from the coding sequence ATGCCAAAAAATCCTACTCTCTACGCCGACCAGATCCTTGAAGCCATAACAAATATTTATGCTGACATTAATGGCAAAGACTTGCAGAGTTTTTCCGCTGACAGACGTGTACGTCAACTTGTCGAAAGAAACTTGGAGATTCTGTCTGAAGCAAGCCGTCGCTTGCCGGATGAATTTAAGCAAAAGGAATCGGATATACCATGGCGGAACATTGCAGGAATCGGCAATGTCCTAAGACACGATTACTACAAAAGCAACCCGGAGATTTTGTGGGAAATATGCCGCAAGGACCTAAGGAATCTGCAGAACGCTGTTGAACGCATACGCCAAATGTTCGAGTAA